A single genomic interval of Noviherbaspirillum saxi harbors:
- the tadA gene encoding tRNA adenosine(34) deaminase TadA, which yields MAQDTIFMQQALSQAHNAWALGEVPVGAVVVKDGQVIATGFNQPIGNHDPTAHAEVVALRAAAAVLGNYRLPGCELYVTLEPCAMCSGAMMHARLSRVVFGASDPKTGACGSVVNLFAQEKLNHHTELVGGVLAEECAGLLKQFFAERRRALQDIANAQV from the coding sequence ATGGCACAAGATACGATCTTCATGCAGCAGGCGCTTTCGCAAGCCCATAACGCGTGGGCGCTTGGCGAAGTGCCGGTGGGTGCGGTGGTGGTGAAAGATGGACAAGTCATTGCGACCGGTTTTAACCAGCCTATCGGCAATCATGATCCGACCGCGCACGCCGAAGTGGTGGCCTTACGGGCGGCCGCCGCCGTACTGGGCAACTACCGTTTGCCGGGATGCGAGCTGTACGTGACGCTGGAGCCCTGCGCAATGTGTTCAGGCGCGATGATGCATGCCCGCCTGTCGCGCGTGGTGTTCGGCGCATCCGATCCCAAGACTGGCGCCTGCGGTTCCGTGGTCAATCTGTTCGCCCAGGAAAAGCTCAACCATCACACCGAGCTGGTTGGCGGTGTGCTGGCCGAGGAATGCGCGGGATTGCTGAAGCAGTTTTTTGCGGAGCGGCGCCGCGCCTTGCAAGATATTGCCAACGCGCAAGTTTAA
- a CDS encoding DNA polymerase II: MFERVHSDSRVKGSTLVQLKQGFLLTRHWRDTASGTEVDFWLATDEGPRHIRLGPQRSVAFIPAEQREQAESLLSGERSFELRPLALNDFRQRAVLGLYCRQYRHLLKLEKRLRENGIDVYEADVRPPERYLMERFITGPVWFDGQPDPGGNGLLLDSRMKAAPGYRPQLKVVSLDIETSIHGELYSIALEGCGQRQVYMLGPPNGGDDRPDFDLEYCDNRSQMLEQLNRWVERHDPDAIIGWNLVQFDLRVLQRHAELYHIPLRFGRDRSVMEWREHGGKQQHYFAAIAGRLVIDGIEALKSATWSFPSFSLEHVAQTLLGEGKSIDNPYARMAEIDRRFAEDKPALARYNLKDCELVTRIFAKTELLTFLLERASVTGLAIDRSGGSVAAFEHLYMPMMHRQGYVAPNLGDVAGENSPGGFVMDSRSGLYDSVLVLDYKSLYPSIIRTFLIDPVGLVEGAHNIDPNATVPGFRGARFSRDKHCLPAIVRQIWQGREAAKRERNNPLSQALKIIMNALYGVLGSSGCRFFDPRLASSITLRGHEIMHRTRELIEGQGFKVIYGDTDSTFVWLTSAHTEEQAVEIGRVLVDHVNQWWDRHLRLEFGLDNALELEFDTHYRRFLMPTIRGSEQGSKKRYAGLIVKPDGSEEMVFKGMETVRTDWTPLAQQFQQALYLRIFKAEAYRDYVRDYVQRTVSGEFDALLVYRKRLRRPLDEYQRNVPPHVRAARIADEYNQRHGRPVQYQNGGWIRYVMTVAGPEPLETRRSAIDYEHYVTRQLQPVADAILPFLGDDFATLTSRQQVLF, encoded by the coding sequence ATGTTTGAGCGCGTTCATTCTGACAGCCGCGTTAAAGGCAGCACCTTGGTTCAACTAAAGCAGGGGTTCTTATTGACTCGACACTGGCGTGATACGGCCAGTGGTACGGAAGTCGACTTTTGGCTGGCGACCGATGAGGGGCCGCGCCATATCCGGCTTGGACCTCAGCGATCGGTAGCCTTCATTCCCGCCGAACAGCGCGAGCAGGCAGAGTCGCTGCTATCCGGTGAACGTTCGTTCGAACTGCGTCCCCTCGCTCTGAACGATTTCCGGCAACGCGCGGTGCTGGGCCTGTATTGCCGGCAGTATCGCCACTTGCTCAAACTGGAAAAGCGTTTGCGCGAAAACGGCATCGATGTCTACGAAGCCGATGTACGGCCGCCGGAACGCTATCTGATGGAACGTTTCATCACAGGGCCGGTATGGTTCGACGGCCAGCCTGATCCAGGTGGCAATGGTCTGCTGCTTGACAGCAGGATGAAAGCAGCGCCTGGTTACCGCCCCCAACTGAAAGTGGTATCGCTGGATATCGAAACCAGCATCCACGGCGAACTGTACTCAATCGCACTGGAGGGTTGCGGCCAGCGCCAGGTGTACATGCTGGGTCCCCCGAACGGCGGCGATGATCGGCCGGACTTCGATCTGGAATACTGCGACAACCGTTCGCAGATGCTGGAGCAACTGAATCGATGGGTGGAACGGCACGATCCCGACGCCATCATCGGCTGGAATCTGGTGCAGTTCGACCTGCGTGTGCTGCAACGACACGCGGAGCTCTATCATATTCCGTTGCGCTTTGGGCGCGACCGCAGCGTAATGGAATGGCGCGAACACGGCGGCAAGCAACAGCACTACTTTGCAGCCATCGCCGGACGCCTGGTCATCGACGGTATCGAAGCACTCAAATCGGCGACCTGGAGTTTTCCCTCATTTAGCCTGGAACATGTCGCGCAAACATTGCTGGGCGAAGGCAAGTCCATCGACAATCCTTACGCGCGGATGGCGGAAATCGACCGTCGATTTGCCGAAGACAAGCCTGCCCTTGCGCGCTATAACCTGAAAGACTGTGAACTGGTCACGCGCATCTTTGCCAAGACCGAACTGTTGACCTTCCTGCTGGAACGTGCCAGCGTCACAGGTCTGGCCATTGATCGCAGCGGTGGTTCGGTAGCCGCCTTCGAGCATCTGTACATGCCGATGATGCATCGCCAGGGTTACGTGGCGCCCAACCTCGGCGACGTAGCAGGAGAAAACAGCCCCGGCGGCTTTGTGATGGATTCTCGATCCGGATTGTACGATTCGGTGCTGGTTCTCGATTACAAAAGCCTTTATCCGTCGATTATCCGCACGTTTCTGATTGACCCGGTCGGCCTGGTGGAAGGCGCGCACAACATCGACCCCAATGCAACGGTGCCGGGTTTTCGCGGGGCGCGCTTTTCTCGCGACAAGCATTGTCTTCCTGCTATCGTCAGGCAAATCTGGCAGGGGCGTGAAGCGGCCAAGCGCGAGCGCAACAATCCGCTGTCGCAGGCACTGAAAATCATCATGAACGCGTTGTATGGCGTGCTGGGATCGAGCGGCTGCCGTTTTTTCGATCCTCGCCTTGCATCCTCGATCACATTGCGCGGTCACGAGATCATGCACCGCACGCGTGAACTGATCGAAGGCCAGGGTTTTAAAGTCATCTACGGCGATACCGACTCCACCTTTGTCTGGCTAACAAGCGCGCATACGGAAGAGCAGGCGGTCGAGATCGGCCGCGTGCTGGTCGATCATGTCAATCAATGGTGGGATCGGCACTTGCGGCTGGAATTCGGGCTCGACAACGCACTCGAACTTGAGTTCGACACGCATTACCGCCGTTTTTTGATGCCGACCATTCGCGGTTCGGAGCAGGGCAGCAAAAAGCGCTACGCGGGTTTGATCGTCAAGCCCGACGGTAGCGAGGAAATGGTGTTCAAGGGAATGGAAACGGTGCGTACCGACTGGACGCCGCTGGCGCAGCAATTCCAGCAGGCGCTGTACCTGCGCATTTTCAAGGCCGAAGCGTATCGGGACTATGTACGCGACTATGTCCAGCGCACGGTCAGCGGCGAGTTCGATGCGCTGCTGGTATACCGCAAGCGCTTGCGCCGGCCGCTGGACGAGTATCAGCGCAACGTGCCGCCGCATGTGCGTGCCGCGCGCATCGCCGACGAATACAACCAGCGTCATGGCCGTCCTGTGCAATATCAGAATGGCGGGTGGATTCGTTATGTCATGACGGTAGCCGGTCCCGAACCGTTGGAGACCCGACGCTCAGCTATCGATTACGAACACTATGTGACACGTCAGCTGCAACCGGTGGCTGACGCCATACTGCCTTTCCTGGGCGATGATTTTGCAACACTGACCAGCCGCCAGCAAGTCTTGTTCTAA
- a CDS encoding MBL fold metallo-hydrolase, translating to MIFEQITTGGCQSYLVGCADTCAAVVIDPEKSQIDRYLALAMRHGLRIRYLLDTHTHADHFSASRQLARQLDAPLVMHRASPAPFVDMRLDDGEMLAVGRLRLQALHTPGHTMDSMCLIAEDRIFSGDTLLIGATGRSDLPSGDPEALYDSLFNHILHLDPALKVYPAHEYKGRSHSTIGQEITDNPRLQKRDRAEFVEMMRSLNLTMPTHITEALRTNMSGGKTVADLLSEAAERVPFMSLGELKSRVDAGDDELIILDIREREAYLTAHIPGARLLPRGQLELRVNQELPDPTRHILTCCELGLISTLAASTLRTMGYQRAVALDGGMKAWRAASYPVEHGPAQ from the coding sequence ATGATTTTCGAACAGATCACTACAGGCGGTTGCCAGTCCTATCTGGTCGGATGCGCTGACACCTGTGCGGCGGTGGTCATCGATCCGGAAAAGAGTCAGATCGACCGTTATCTAGCCCTTGCGATGCGCCACGGATTGCGTATCCGTTACCTGCTTGACACACATACGCATGCCGACCATTTTTCCGCGAGCCGGCAACTGGCTCGGCAGCTGGACGCGCCCCTGGTGATGCATCGCGCAAGCCCGGCGCCCTTCGTGGACATGCGCCTGGACGACGGCGAAATGCTGGCGGTCGGCAGGCTGCGCCTGCAGGCGCTGCACACGCCCGGCCACACGATGGATTCCATGTGCCTGATTGCGGAAGACCGGATATTCAGCGGCGATACCCTGCTCATTGGCGCCACCGGGCGGAGCGACCTGCCCAGCGGCGATCCGGAAGCGCTGTACGACAGCCTGTTCAATCATATCCTGCATCTGGACCCGGCCCTCAAGGTATATCCGGCCCACGAGTACAAAGGCCGCAGCCATTCCACGATTGGTCAGGAAATCACTGACAATCCTCGGCTGCAGAAGCGTGATCGCGCCGAGTTCGTCGAAATGATGCGCAGTCTTAACCTGACCATGCCGACGCATATTACCGAGGCCTTGCGCACCAATATGAGCGGCGGCAAGACCGTCGCCGATTTGCTTTCCGAGGCTGCCGAGAGGGTTCCTTTCATGTCGTTGGGCGAACTGAAGTCGCGGGTCGACGCCGGAGACGACGAGTTGATCATCCTGGACATTCGCGAGCGTGAGGCTTATCTCACCGCGCATATTCCGGGCGCCCGTTTGCTGCCACGCGGCCAGCTCGAGCTGCGCGTCAATCAGGAGTTGCCCGATCCTACGCGCCACATTTTGACGTGTTGCGAGTTGGGTCTCATTTCCACACTCGCGGCTTCGACGCTGCGAACCATGGGTTATCAGCGCGCTGTTGCCTTGGATGGCGGCATGAAGGCGTGGCGGGCCGCCAGCTATCCGGTCGAACACGGGCCTGCGCAGTAA
- the queD gene encoding 6-carboxytetrahydropterin synthase QueD, whose amino-acid sequence MLTITRKLEFDAGHRIPDHKSQCRNLHGHRYTLEITLIGEVIEVEGSSDNGMIMDFSDVKALAKQHLVDVWDHAFLAYEKDTAVLEFLASLPGHKTVIIDRIPTVENLARTAFDILHAVFSDRYGTGLRLHKLVLHETPNCWAEITQD is encoded by the coding sequence ATGCTTACGATTACCAGAAAACTCGAATTCGATGCCGGACATCGCATCCCCGACCACAAGAGCCAGTGCCGTAACCTGCACGGCCATCGCTATACGCTGGAAATCACCCTGATCGGCGAAGTGATCGAGGTCGAGGGAAGTTCGGACAATGGCATGATCATGGACTTCTCCGATGTGAAGGCGCTGGCAAAACAGCATCTGGTCGATGTCTGGGACCATGCTTTTCTCGCTTATGAAAAGGACACGGCGGTGCTGGAATTCCTGGCCAGCCTGCCGGGGCACAAGACCGTCATCATCGATCGCATCCCTACCGTCGAGAACCTGGCGCGCACCGCCTTCGACATCCTGCATGCGGTATTTAGCGACCGTTACGGAACCGGTCTCCGGCTGCACAAGCTGGTGCTGCATGAGACGCCCAACTGCTGGGCGGAAATCACGCAGGACTGA
- the queE gene encoding 7-carboxy-7-deazaguanine synthase, with amino-acid sequence MTYSVKEIFYTLQGEGTHAGRPAVFCRFSGCNLWSGRESDRASAVCRFCDTDFVGTDGERGGKYDAAQLAGIIDSFWPAGYADTKFVVFTGGEPLLQLDRALIDAMHAQGFTIAIETNGTLPVPEGIDWICVSPKHGAPLKVVKGNELKVVIPQPGQPLDEYAQLDFEHFYLQPMDGPEAENNTRLAIELCKQKPRWKLSLQTHKLLHIP; translated from the coding sequence TTGACCTACAGTGTGAAAGAAATTTTTTATACCTTGCAAGGCGAAGGAACGCATGCGGGTCGGCCTGCGGTGTTTTGCCGCTTTTCGGGCTGCAATCTCTGGTCGGGGCGCGAATCCGACCGTGCATCCGCCGTCTGCAGGTTTTGCGATACCGATTTCGTCGGCACCGACGGCGAACGCGGCGGCAAGTACGATGCGGCACAGCTTGCCGGCATCATCGATTCCTTCTGGCCAGCCGGGTATGCGGATACAAAGTTTGTCGTATTTACCGGCGGCGAACCCTTGCTGCAGCTTGATCGCGCCCTGATCGATGCAATGCACGCCCAAGGTTTCACCATTGCCATCGAAACCAACGGCACCCTGCCGGTGCCCGAGGGAATCGACTGGATCTGCGTCAGTCCCAAGCATGGCGCGCCGCTCAAGGTTGTCAAAGGCAATGAACTGAAGGTGGTGATTCCGCAGCCGGGCCAGCCGCTCGACGAGTACGCGCAGCTCGACTTCGAGCATTTTTACCTGCAGCCGATGGATGGCCCGGAAGCGGAAAACAATACCCGTCTGGCGATAGAACTCTGCAAACAAAAGCCGCGCTGGAAACTCAGCCTGCAAACCCACAAGCTACTGCACATACCCTGA